A single region of the Polymorphum gilvum SL003B-26A1 genome encodes:
- a CDS encoding cysteine desulfurase family protein → MTSDRPHLYLDYNAGAPLRPQVRACVIDCLQETGNASSVHAPGRRARGRIEDAREAVARLCGTSARGVIFTSGGTEANVTALTPEWQGGDGPLYLNRLLCTATEHPSVLAGGRFPASQVATVPVDADGVVRLDALEALLAEGGPALVSVMAANNETGVLQPLEQIGALVKAAGGIFHVDAVQAAGRIALDLATWQVDAISLSAHKLGGPQGAGALVLKRAGVAPKPLLTGGGQEGRRRAGTENVAALAGFGVAATSAAADLVDMDRLRDLTGLLETGLRHICPQTVVFSQRARRLANTTCFALPGVAAETALIACDLAGASVSSGAACSSGKVAASHVLTAMGVDEETARCALRISLGWGSDRADVTRFLEIFADLAGRLVPRSRGCAA, encoded by the coding sequence ATGACGTCGGATCGGCCGCACCTCTATCTGGACTACAATGCCGGCGCACCGCTGCGCCCGCAGGTCCGCGCGTGCGTCATCGACTGCCTCCAGGAAACCGGCAACGCCTCGTCCGTCCATGCGCCGGGCCGGCGGGCGAGGGGCCGGATCGAGGATGCCCGCGAGGCGGTGGCGCGGCTGTGCGGCACCTCCGCACGCGGGGTCATCTTCACCAGCGGCGGCACCGAGGCCAACGTCACCGCCCTGACGCCGGAGTGGCAGGGCGGCGACGGTCCGCTCTACCTGAACCGCCTGCTGTGCACGGCGACCGAGCATCCGTCGGTGCTTGCCGGCGGTCGCTTCCCGGCCAGCCAGGTCGCGACGGTCCCCGTCGATGCCGACGGCGTCGTGCGGCTCGACGCGCTTGAGGCGCTGCTCGCCGAGGGCGGGCCGGCGCTGGTGTCGGTCATGGCGGCGAACAACGAGACCGGCGTACTGCAGCCGCTGGAGCAGATTGGCGCCCTGGTCAAGGCTGCCGGAGGGATCTTCCATGTCGACGCCGTGCAGGCGGCGGGCCGCATCGCTCTCGACCTCGCTACCTGGCAGGTGGATGCGATCAGCCTGTCGGCGCACAAGCTCGGCGGCCCGCAGGGCGCCGGCGCGCTGGTGCTGAAACGGGCGGGCGTGGCGCCGAAGCCGCTGCTGACCGGCGGCGGACAGGAGGGCCGACGCCGGGCTGGAACCGAAAACGTCGCCGCGCTCGCCGGATTCGGCGTTGCTGCGACGAGTGCTGCGGCCGACCTGGTCGACATGGATCGGCTGCGCGACCTGACAGGGCTTCTCGAAACCGGACTGCGCCATATATGTCCGCAGACCGTGGTGTTTTCGCAGCGCGCGCGGCGGCTGGCCAACACGACCTGCTTCGCCCTGCCGGGCGTTGCCGCGGAAACGGCGCTGATCGCGTGCGACCTCGCCGGGGCCTCCGTGTCGTCCGGCGCAGCCTGTTCGTCGGGCAAGGTGGCCGCCTCGCATGTGCTGACGGCCATGGGCGTCGACGAGGAGACCGCTCGCTGCGCGCTGCGCATTAGCCTCGGCTGGGGCAGCGACCGTGCGGACGTGACACGGTTCCTGGAGATCTTTGCGGACCTGGCAGGACGCCTCGTTCCGCGGTCGCGGGGCTGCGCCGCCTGA
- the sufC gene encoding Fe-S cluster assembly ATPase SufC, with translation MLEIKNLHARIADDGAEILRGIDLVVKPGEVHAIMGPNGSGKSTLSYVLAGKEDYEVTEGEILFNGENLLDMEPDERAAAGVFLAFQYPIEIPGVATMEFLKTALNAQRKARGEPELTIPAFLKLVKEKAADLNVTMDMLKRPLNVGFSGGEKKRSEILQMALLEPSLCVLDETDSGLDIDALRIVSDGVNKLRSPDRAMIVITHYQRLLDHIVPDVVHVLSKGRIVRTGGPDLALELEKNGYADYVGEEAA, from the coding sequence ATGCTTGAGATCAAGAACCTGCACGCCCGCATCGCCGACGACGGCGCCGAGATCCTGCGCGGCATCGACCTCGTGGTGAAACCGGGCGAAGTGCATGCCATCATGGGCCCGAACGGCTCGGGCAAGTCGACCCTGTCCTATGTTCTCGCCGGCAAGGAGGACTACGAGGTCACCGAGGGCGAGATCCTGTTCAACGGCGAGAATCTGCTCGATATGGAGCCGGATGAGCGCGCCGCCGCCGGCGTGTTCCTCGCCTTCCAGTATCCGATCGAGATCCCGGGCGTGGCCACGATGGAGTTCCTCAAGACCGCGCTCAACGCGCAGCGCAAGGCGCGCGGCGAGCCGGAACTGACGATCCCGGCCTTCCTGAAACTGGTCAAGGAGAAGGCGGCCGATCTCAACGTGACCATGGATATGCTCAAGCGTCCGCTCAACGTCGGCTTCTCGGGCGGAGAGAAGAAGCGCTCGGAGATCCTGCAGATGGCCCTGCTCGAACCCAGCCTGTGCGTGCTCGACGAGACGGATTCCGGCCTCGACATCGACGCCCTGCGCATCGTCTCCGACGGCGTCAACAAGCTGCGCTCGCCCGACCGCGCCATGATCGTCATCACCCACTACCAGCGCCTGCTCGACCACATCGTCCCCGACGTCGTCCATGTCCTGTCGAAGGGCAGGATCGTGAGGACCGGTGGGCCGGACCTGGCGCTGGAACTGGAGAAGAACGGCTATGCCGACTATGTCGGCGAAGAAGCGGCCTGA
- the sufB gene encoding Fe-S cluster assembly protein SufB codes for MPAVQETIDRVKAIDVDQYKYGFVTDIESERGAKGLSDETVRFLSAKKNEPEWMTEWRLDALRRFKAMDEPTWARVSYPKIDFDDLYYYAAPKSVEGPKSIDEVDPELLATYEKLGIPLREQEILAGIAPQNRVAVDAVFDSVSVVTTFKEELKKAGVIFCSISEAVREYPDLVKKYLGSVVPVTDNYYATLNSAVFSDGSFVYVPEGVRCPMELSTYFRINEQKTGQFERTLIIADKGAYVSYLEGCTAPQRDENQLHAAVVELIALDDAEIKYSTVQNWYPGDKDGKGGIYNFVTKRGDCRGRNSKISWTQVETGSAITWKYPSCILRGDNSRGEFYSIAVSNGHQQIDSGTKMIHLGKNTSSRIISKGIAAGKSENTYRGLVSAHRKATNARNFTQCDSLLIGQDCGAHTVPYIESKNATAVFEHEATTSKISDDQMFYCLQRGLSEEEAVALIVNGFVKDVIQQLPMEFAVEAQKLISISLEGSVG; via the coding sequence ATGCCCGCTGTGCAGGAGACGATCGATCGGGTCAAGGCGATCGATGTTGACCAGTATAAGTACGGTTTCGTCACCGACATCGAATCCGAGAGGGGCGCCAAGGGGCTGTCCGACGAGACGGTCCGCTTCCTGTCGGCCAAGAAGAACGAGCCGGAATGGATGACCGAGTGGCGCCTCGACGCGCTGCGGCGGTTCAAGGCCATGGACGAGCCGACCTGGGCGCGGGTGTCCTATCCGAAGATCGATTTCGATGACCTCTACTACTATGCGGCGCCGAAGAGCGTCGAGGGGCCGAAGAGCATCGACGAGGTCGACCCGGAACTGCTGGCGACCTACGAGAAGCTCGGCATTCCGCTGCGCGAGCAGGAGATCCTGGCCGGCATCGCGCCGCAGAACCGGGTCGCCGTCGACGCCGTGTTCGATTCGGTCTCGGTGGTGACCACCTTCAAGGAAGAGCTGAAGAAGGCCGGTGTCATCTTCTGCTCGATCTCCGAGGCCGTGCGCGAATATCCGGATCTGGTCAAAAAGTATCTCGGTTCGGTCGTTCCGGTGACCGACAACTATTACGCCACGCTGAACTCGGCGGTGTTCTCCGACGGCTCGTTCGTCTACGTGCCGGAAGGCGTGCGCTGCCCCATGGAGCTGTCGACCTACTTCCGCATCAACGAGCAGAAGACCGGACAGTTCGAGCGCACGCTGATCATCGCCGACAAGGGCGCCTACGTGTCCTACCTTGAAGGCTGCACGGCACCGCAGCGCGACGAGAACCAGCTGCATGCCGCTGTGGTCGAACTGATCGCGCTCGATGACGCCGAGATCAAGTACTCGACCGTGCAGAACTGGTATCCGGGCGACAAGGACGGCAAGGGCGGCATCTACAACTTCGTCACCAAGCGCGGCGACTGCCGGGGCCGGAACTCCAAGATTTCCTGGACCCAGGTCGAGACCGGCTCGGCGATCACCTGGAAGTATCCGTCCTGCATCCTGCGCGGCGACAACTCGCGCGGAGAGTTCTACTCGATCGCGGTGTCGAACGGCCACCAGCAGATCGACTCGGGCACCAAGATGATCCATCTCGGCAAGAACACCTCGAGCCGGATCATCTCCAAGGGCATCGCGGCGGGCAAGTCGGAGAACACCTACCGCGGCCTTGTCTCGGCGCATCGCAAGGCCACCAACGCGCGCAACTTCACCCAGTGCGACAGCCTGCTTATCGGCCAGGACTGCGGCGCGCACACGGTGCCCTACATCGAATCGAAGAACGCCACCGCCGTCTTCGAGCACGAGGCGACGACATCGAAGATCTCCGACGATCAGATGTTCTACTGCCTGCAGCGCGGGCTGTCGGAAGAGGAGGCGGTGGCGCTGATCGTCAACGGCTTCGTCAAGGATGTCATCCAGCAGTTGCCGATGGAATTCGCGGTCGAGGCCCAGAAGCTGATCTCGATCAGCCTGGAGGGTTCGGTCGGCTGA
- a CDS encoding alpha/beta hydrolase, which produces MPEVIFNGPAGRLEGRFHPAKKRNAPIALVLHLHPQFGGTMNNQIVYQLYYMFAQRGFAVLRFNFRGVGRSQGSFDHGQGELSDAAAALDWVQTVHPDARACWIAGFSFGAWIGMQLLMRRPEVEGFISVAPPANLHDFSFLAPCPSSGLIVHGDQDKVVPAKDVQTLVDKLKTQKGIVIDQETIPGANHFFENDIDELMLRCGTYLDKRLGLTSEVA; this is translated from the coding sequence ATGCCCGAGGTGATTTTCAACGGCCCTGCCGGTCGCCTGGAAGGCCGTTTCCATCCCGCCAAGAAACGGAACGCGCCGATCGCGCTCGTGCTGCACCTGCACCCGCAGTTCGGCGGCACGATGAACAACCAGATCGTCTATCAGCTCTATTACATGTTTGCGCAACGCGGCTTCGCGGTGCTGCGGTTCAACTTCCGCGGCGTCGGCCGCTCGCAGGGCTCCTTCGACCACGGCCAGGGTGAGCTTTCGGATGCCGCCGCCGCGCTTGACTGGGTCCAGACCGTGCATCCGGACGCCCGTGCCTGCTGGATCGCCGGCTTTTCCTTTGGCGCCTGGATCGGCATGCAGTTGCTGATGCGCCGTCCCGAGGTGGAAGGCTTCATCTCGGTCGCCCCGCCGGCGAACCTGCATGACTTCTCCTTCCTCGCGCCCTGCCCGTCTTCCGGCCTGATCGTCCACGGCGACCAGGACAAGGTCGTGCCGGCCAAGGACGTCCAGACCCTGGTCGACAAGCTGAAAACCCAGAAGGGAATCGTCATCGACCAGGAAACGATCCCGGGTGCCAACCACTTCTTCGAGAACGACATCGACGAGCTGATGCTGCGCTGCGGCACCTATCTCGACAAGCGCCTCGGGCTGACCAGCGAAGTGGCCTGA
- a CDS encoding response regulator, which yields MKHHAAYGLPIEALDAVVIEDSKPMQTILRSTLLSFKVDRVRVFDSVDEALQAMLTEPPNLILTDWRMEPASGYQMLRLIRHKNMDPLCFVPVLFVTAHGTRALVEKALRAGAHHLLVKPVSPSTLYNRLRWLVADDRPFVPDRHGFYTIKGVDKLLDEQAAKMQTLDNARAYHERAHRRYAEVQEAVDQVFSTEDQAHGADELEHRLASQKTAARKALAREEQDRKEALRARPFSRRRRPESFAALRNHVS from the coding sequence ATGAAACATCATGCCGCCTACGGATTGCCCATCGAAGCGCTCGACGCGGTGGTGATCGAGGATTCCAAACCGATGCAGACGATCCTGCGCTCGACGCTGCTGAGCTTCAAGGTAGACCGGGTGCGGGTGTTCGATTCGGTCGACGAGGCGCTGCAGGCGATGCTGACCGAGCCGCCGAACCTGATCCTGACCGACTGGCGCATGGAACCGGCAAGCGGCTACCAGATGCTGCGTCTGATCCGCCACAAGAACATGGATCCCCTGTGCTTCGTGCCGGTGCTTTTCGTCACCGCCCACGGCACTCGGGCGCTGGTCGAAAAGGCGCTCAGGGCCGGCGCCCATCATCTGCTCGTCAAGCCGGTGTCGCCCTCGACGCTCTACAATCGCCTGCGCTGGCTGGTGGCCGACGACCGGCCGTTTGTGCCGGACCGCCACGGCTTCTACACGATCAAGGGCGTCGACAAGCTGCTCGACGAGCAGGCCGCCAAGATGCAGACCCTAGACAACGCGCGCGCCTATCACGAGCGGGCGCACCGCCGCTATGCCGAGGTCCAGGAGGCCGTCGACCAGGTGTTCAGCACCGAGGACCAGGCGCACGGCGCCGACGAGCTGGAGCACCGGCTCGCGTCCCAGAAGACCGCGGCGCGCAAGGCGCTGGCGCGCGAGGAGCAGGACCGCAAGGAAGCGCTGCGCGCGCGGCCCTTCTCCAGGCGGCGCCGACCCGAATCCTTCGCCGCCCTGCGCAATCACGTCTCCTAG
- a CDS encoding vitamin B12-dependent ribonucleotide reductase gives MRIERRYTKEGQSPYADIEFATTTSEIRNPDGSVVFRLENIYVPAQFSQVASDILAQKYFRKAGVPARLKPVEENTVPSWLWRREADTAALADLPEDERYGSETDSRQVFDRLAGTWTYWGWKGGYFDAEADARAFYDELRYMLATQKVAPNSPQWFNTGLHWAYGIDGPSQGHYYVDFQTGELTKSASAYEHPQPHACFIQSVEDDLVNENGIMDLWVREARLFKYGSGTGSNFSRLRGEGERLSGGGKSSGLMSFLKIGDRAAGAIKSGGTTRRAAKMVVVDVDHPDIESYINWKVKEEQKVAALVTGSRICQKHLSAIMKACVNCQADNDDCFDPAKNPALKREIRAAKKMMVPENYIRRVIQFARQGYTAIEFPTYDTDWDSEAYLTVSGQNSNNSVRVTDGFLSAVVTDGSWDLTARRDGKVMKTIKARELWEQIGYAAWASADPGIQYHTTINDWHTCPASGEIRASNPCSEYMFLDDTACNLASLNLLQFRRADRSFDVEAYEHATRLWTIVLEISVLMAQFPSREIAELSYRFRTLGLGYANIGGLLMTSGIPYDSAEGRAICGALTAIMTGVAYATSAEMAGELGAFPGYAENAEHMLRVMRNHRRAAYGEVDGYEKLHTNPVPLDHASCPDKVLIERARAAWDRALELGEKHGYRNAQSTVIAPTGTIGLVMDCDTTGIEPDFALVKFKKLAGGGYFKIINRAVPEALRVLGYSESQIAEIEAYAVGHGSIDQSPGINPTALRAKGFTEATIDKIKASLKAAFDIKFVFNRWTVGDEQMAALEIPEEKLSDPAFDLLTHIGFTKAEIEAANTHVCGAMTLEGAPHLKQEHYPVFDCANPCGKIGKRFLSVDSHIRMMAAAQPFISGAISKTINMPNEATVEDCKEAYMLSWRLALKANALYRDGSKLSQPLNAQLIADEDEDADEAAEAIAAKPAAAKAEMIAERIVERIIERTVREREKMPDRRKGYTQKARVGGHKVYLTTGEYEDGRLGEIFIDMHKEGAAFRSLMNNFAIAISLGLQYGVPLEEYVDAFTFTRFEPAGMVQGNEAIKNATSILDYIFRELAVSYLGRHDLAHVPPEAIGNTAMSAGPNEGRGGASEPAVVSHGLVRGQTERFRLVSGRGEPAGALGTAVAAKPVSAPVAQTSAVATAFARAGNTEVAVKLETAAAPALSSAAERIAEARMKGYEGESCSECGNFTMVRNGTCLKCDTCGSTSGCS, from the coding sequence ATGCGGATTGAGCGGCGCTACACCAAGGAAGGCCAGTCGCCCTACGCTGACATCGAGTTCGCGACCACCACCAGCGAGATCCGCAATCCGGACGGCTCGGTGGTGTTTCGCCTTGAGAACATTTACGTCCCCGCCCAGTTCTCGCAGGTGGCGTCGGACATCCTCGCCCAGAAGTATTTCCGCAAGGCCGGCGTCCCCGCCCGCCTGAAGCCCGTCGAGGAAAACACCGTTCCCTCCTGGCTGTGGCGCCGCGAGGCCGACACCGCCGCCTTGGCCGATCTTCCCGAAGACGAGCGCTATGGTTCGGAGACCGACAGCCGTCAGGTGTTCGACCGCCTTGCCGGCACATGGACCTACTGGGGCTGGAAGGGCGGCTATTTCGACGCCGAAGCCGATGCGCGCGCCTTTTATGACGAGCTGCGCTACATGCTGGCGACGCAGAAGGTGGCGCCGAACAGTCCGCAGTGGTTCAACACCGGCCTGCACTGGGCCTACGGCATCGACGGGCCGAGCCAGGGCCACTACTACGTCGACTTCCAGACCGGCGAACTGACCAAGTCGGCCTCCGCCTACGAGCATCCGCAGCCGCACGCCTGCTTCATCCAGTCGGTCGAGGACGATCTCGTCAACGAGAACGGCATCATGGACCTGTGGGTGCGCGAGGCGCGTCTGTTCAAGTACGGCTCGGGCACCGGCTCCAACTTCTCGCGCCTGCGCGGCGAAGGCGAGCGGCTGTCGGGCGGCGGCAAGTCGTCCGGCCTGATGAGCTTCCTGAAGATCGGCGACCGCGCCGCGGGCGCGATCAAGTCCGGCGGCACCACCCGGCGTGCGGCCAAGATGGTCGTCGTCGACGTCGATCACCCCGACATCGAATCCTACATCAACTGGAAGGTGAAGGAGGAGCAGAAGGTCGCCGCGCTGGTCACCGGCTCGCGCATCTGCCAGAAGCACCTGTCGGCGATCATGAAGGCCTGCGTCAACTGCCAGGCCGACAACGACGACTGTTTCGACCCGGCCAAGAACCCGGCCCTGAAGCGGGAGATTCGGGCGGCCAAGAAGATGATGGTGCCGGAGAACTACATCCGCCGCGTCATCCAGTTCGCCCGCCAGGGCTACACCGCGATCGAGTTCCCGACCTACGACACCGACTGGGACTCCGAGGCCTATCTGACCGTCTCCGGCCAGAACTCCAACAACTCGGTGCGCGTCACCGACGGTTTCCTGTCGGCGGTCGTCACCGACGGCAGCTGGGACCTGACCGCCCGCCGCGACGGCAAGGTGATGAAGACCATCAAGGCGCGCGAGCTGTGGGAACAGATCGGCTATGCCGCCTGGGCCTCGGCCGATCCCGGCATCCAGTACCACACCACCATCAACGACTGGCACACCTGCCCGGCGTCGGGCGAGATCCGCGCCTCCAATCCGTGCTCGGAATACATGTTCCTGGACGACACGGCCTGCAACCTGGCGTCCCTGAACCTGCTGCAGTTCCGCCGCGCCGACCGCTCCTTCGACGTCGAGGCCTACGAGCACGCCACCCGGCTGTGGACCATCGTGCTGGAGATCTCGGTGCTGATGGCGCAGTTCCCGTCCAGGGAGATCGCGGAGCTGTCCTACAGGTTCCGCACCCTCGGCCTCGGCTACGCCAACATCGGCGGCCTGCTGATGACCTCGGGCATTCCCTATGACAGCGCCGAGGGTCGCGCCATCTGCGGCGCCCTGACCGCCATCATGACCGGCGTCGCCTATGCCACCTCGGCCGAGATGGCCGGCGAGCTCGGCGCCTTCCCCGGCTATGCCGAGAACGCCGAGCACATGCTGCGCGTCATGCGCAACCACCGCCGCGCCGCCTATGGCGAGGTCGACGGCTACGAGAAGCTGCACACCAACCCGGTGCCGCTCGACCATGCCTCCTGCCCGGACAAGGTGTTGATCGAACGCGCCCGCGCCGCCTGGGACCGCGCCCTGGAACTCGGCGAGAAGCACGGCTACCGCAACGCGCAGTCGACCGTGATCGCCCCGACCGGCACCATCGGCCTGGTCATGGACTGCGACACCACCGGCATCGAGCCCGACTTCGCCCTGGTCAAGTTCAAGAAGCTCGCCGGCGGCGGCTACTTCAAGATCATCAACCGCGCGGTGCCCGAGGCGCTGCGCGTGCTCGGCTACAGCGAGAGCCAGATCGCCGAGATCGAGGCCTATGCCGTCGGCCATGGCTCGATCGATCAGTCGCCCGGCATCAACCCGACGGCGCTCAGGGCCAAGGGCTTCACCGAGGCGACGATCGACAAGATCAAGGCGTCGCTGAAGGCGGCCTTCGACATCAAGTTCGTGTTCAACCGCTGGACGGTCGGCGACGAGCAGATGGCGGCGCTGGAGATCCCGGAAGAGAAGCTCTCCGACCCAGCCTTCGACCTGCTGACGCACATCGGCTTCACCAAGGCAGAGATCGAGGCGGCCAACACGCATGTCTGCGGGGCGATGACGCTGGAAGGCGCGCCGCACCTGAAGCAGGAACACTATCCGGTGTTCGACTGCGCCAACCCGTGCGGCAAGATCGGCAAGCGCTTCCTGTCGGTGGACAGCCACATCCGCATGATGGCGGCGGCCCAGCCGTTCATCTCCGGCGCCATCTCCAAGACGATCAACATGCCCAACGAGGCGACCGTCGAGGACTGCAAGGAAGCCTACATGCTGTCCTGGCGCCTGGCGCTGAAGGCCAATGCGCTCTACCGCGACGGCTCCAAGCTCAGCCAGCCGCTCAACGCCCAGCTCATCGCCGACGAGGACGAAGATGCGGACGAGGCCGCCGAGGCCATCGCCGCCAAGCCGGCCGCGGCCAAGGCCGAGATGATCGCCGAGCGGATCGTCGAGCGCATCATCGAGCGCACCGTGCGCGAGCGCGAGAAGATGCCCGACCGGCGCAAGGGCTACACCCAGAAGGCGCGCGTCGGCGGCCACAAGGTGTACCTGACCACCGGCGAATACGAGGACGGCCGGCTCGGCGAGATCTTCATCGACATGCACAAGGAAGGGGCCGCCTTCCGTTCGCTGATGAACAACTTCGCCATCGCCATCTCGCTCGGCCTGCAGTACGGCGTGCCGCTGGAGGAATATGTCGACGCCTTCACCTTCACCCGTTTCGAGCCGGCGGGCATGGTGCAGGGCAACGAGGCGATCAAGAACGCCACGTCGATCCTCGACTACATCTTCCGCGAACTGGCCGTGTCCTACCTCGGCCGCCACGACCTCGCCCATGTGCCGCCGGAGGCGATCGGCAACACCGCCATGAGCGCCGGCCCGAACGAGGGCCGCGGCGGCGCCAGCGAGCCGGCGGTGGTCTCCCACGGCCTGGTGCGCGGCCAGACCGAGCGCTTCCGCCTGGTTTCCGGCCGCGGCGAACCGGCCGGCGCGCTCGGCACCGCAGTCGCGGCGAAGCCGGTGTCGGCGCCTGTCGCGCAGACCTCGGCGGTCGCCACCGCCTTCGCCCGCGCCGGTAACACGGAAGTGGCGGTCAAGCTGGAGACGGCCGCCGCCCCGGCCCTGTCCTCCGCCGCCGAGCGAATCGCCGAGGCGCGCATGAAGGGCTACGAGGGCGAAAGCTGCTCGGAATGCGGCAACTTCACCATGGTGCGCAACGGCACGTGCCTGAAGTGCGACACCTGCGGCTCGACCAGCGGCTGCTCGTGA
- the sufD gene encoding Fe-S cluster assembly protein SufD translates to MNASIRVVRTQAETDLAEQFERSRTSLAGGAEIAALRNAAFDRFSQTGLPHRRVEEWKYTDLRAYMKGAAPLADPVTAQAAGPALEAADAYGGLERFRLVLANGRLVAELSDLNALDAAGVTVRDINDGLANSDAAKLLQCPAIAQGNALVDLNTALVQGGVTVAVEAGRRVDKPVEIVHLTVGAGASFSRCRIALGEGAELTLLESFASVGAGGETNAVSDYDLGKGAILASVRLMSGAGSHAHVSTSFARLAGDAHLKTLGFVVGTAFARNQSFVSFAGEGARADLFGVTMVRGDQLADQTLVVDHAVPHCDSREYFKSVIDGRAKAVYQGKIIVRPHAQKTDGRMMTQALLLSEEAEMANKPELEIFADDVQCAHGATSGQIDEDLLFYLRARGIPEAEARTLLVLAFLSEAIEEFGSESVTEPLEQRVRDWLAVGG, encoded by the coding sequence ATGAACGCCAGCATTCGCGTCGTGCGCACCCAGGCCGAAACGGACCTCGCCGAGCAGTTCGAGCGCAGCCGGACGTCGCTGGCGGGCGGCGCCGAAATCGCCGCCCTGCGCAACGCCGCCTTCGATCGGTTCAGCCAGACGGGTCTGCCGCACCGGCGCGTCGAGGAGTGGAAATACACCGACCTGCGCGCCTACATGAAGGGTGCCGCGCCGCTCGCGGACCCGGTGACCGCGCAGGCAGCCGGGCCTGCCCTCGAGGCGGCGGACGCCTACGGCGGCCTCGAGCGCTTTCGCCTGGTGCTCGCCAACGGCCGGCTGGTCGCAGAGCTGTCGGACCTAAACGCCCTCGACGCGGCAGGGGTGACGGTCCGCGACATCAACGACGGGCTCGCCAACAGCGATGCCGCCAAGCTGCTGCAGTGTCCGGCGATCGCCCAGGGCAACGCGCTGGTCGATCTCAACACCGCGCTGGTCCAGGGCGGCGTGACCGTCGCGGTCGAGGCGGGCAGGCGCGTCGACAAGCCGGTCGAGATCGTCCACCTGACGGTCGGCGCCGGCGCCAGCTTCAGCCGCTGCCGCATCGCCCTCGGCGAGGGCGCCGAGTTGACCCTGCTGGAGAGCTTCGCGTCGGTGGGCGCCGGCGGCGAGACCAACGCCGTGTCGGACTACGACCTGGGCAAGGGCGCGATACTGGCGAGCGTGCGGCTGATGTCCGGCGCCGGCAGCCACGCCCATGTCTCGACATCCTTCGCGCGGCTTGCCGGCGACGCGCATCTGAAGACGCTCGGCTTCGTCGTCGGCACCGCCTTCGCCCGCAACCAGTCCTTCGTCTCCTTCGCCGGCGAAGGCGCCCGCGCCGACCTGTTCGGCGTCACCATGGTGCGCGGCGACCAGCTTGCCGACCAGACCCTGGTCGTCGATCATGCCGTGCCGCATTGCGACAGCCGCGAATATTTCAAGTCGGTGATCGACGGCCGGGCCAAGGCGGTCTATCAGGGCAAGATCATCGTTCGCCCGCATGCCCAGAAGACCGATGGGCGGATGATGACTCAGGCTCTGCTTCTGTCGGAGGAAGCGGAGATGGCCAACAAGCCGGAGCTGGAGATCTTCGCCGACGACGTGCAGTGCGCCCATGGCGCGACCAGCGGCCAGATCGACGAGGACCTGCTGTTCTACCTGCGCGCCCGTGGAATTCCCGAGGCCGAGGCGCGCACCCTGTTGGTCCTCGCCTTCCTGTCGGAAGCGATCGAGGAATTCGGCAGCGAGAGCGTGACCGAGCCGCTGGAACAGCGCGTGCGCGACTGGCTGGCCGTCGGCGGCTGA
- a CDS encoding NADH:ubiquinone oxidoreductase subunit NDUFA12, producing the protein MKTLLLELFTWWNGQTMGTRFFTWRKGEFVGEDEFGNKYYRERGGKKRWVIYNGLAEASAIPPGWHGWMHHRVDTPPTEESYHAKSWQKPHHPNLTGTPAAYRPRGSILTPEKRPEVTGDYQAWTPGS; encoded by the coding sequence ATGAAAACCCTTCTGCTCGAACTCTTCACCTGGTGGAACGGCCAGACCATGGGCACGCGTTTCTTCACCTGGCGCAAGGGCGAGTTCGTCGGCGAGGACGAGTTCGGCAACAAGTACTACCGCGAGCGCGGCGGCAAGAAGCGCTGGGTCATCTACAACGGCCTTGCCGAGGCCTCTGCCATTCCTCCGGGCTGGCATGGCTGGATGCATCACCGCGTCGACACGCCGCCGACCGAGGAAAGCTACCACGCAAAGTCCTGGCAGAAGCCGCATCATCCGAACCTGACCGGAACGCCGGCGGCCTACCGGCCCAGGGGCTCGATCCTGACCCCGGAAAAACGGCCCGAGGTGACCGGCGACTACCAGGCCTGGACCCCGGGCAGCTGA